One window of Cygnus olor isolate bCygOlo1 chromosome 28, bCygOlo1.pri.v2, whole genome shotgun sequence genomic DNA carries:
- the MEX3A gene encoding RNA-binding protein MEX3A yields the protein MPSLVVPGIMERNGGFGDLGCFGGSGKDRALLEDDRALQLALDQLCLLGLGEPSSSSSSAAVVLVEDSNNNNNNPQQQQQQQQQQPPPPPPPPPPQQPPPPPPPPPPPAPKGPPVPSAGAAEPKLCALYKEAELRLKSSSNTTECVPVPSSEHVAEIVGRQGCKIKALRAKTNTYIKTPVRGEEPVFMVTGRREDVAMARREIISAAEHFSMIRASRNKAGTTFGSAPTLPGQVTIRVRVPYRVVGLVVGPKGATIKRIQQQTNTYIITPSRDRDPVFEITGAPGNVERAREEIETHIAVRTGKILEYNNENDFLSSSPDSGMENRYSEAWRVHTPAPGCKPLSTFRQNSLGCIGDCSVDPVYETPRLNDQNDFNYGYLFPNYGVNKQDLYYGVPESGAPMWAGQENTNPVSVLFSKQQRSSSTGAIHPNSHRSPSSSIQEPNLSGLPRRSQGEPLQGFSKLGTTAAARTSVSSSRECMVCFESEVTAALVPCGHNLFCMECAVRICERTDPECPVCHAAATQAIRIFS from the exons ATGCCTAGCCTGGTAGTACCAGGGATAATGGAAAGGAACGGGGGTTTCGGCGATTTAGGCTGTTTCGGTGGGAGCGGCAAAGACAGAGCGCTGCTGGAGGATGACCGGGCGCTGCAGCTCGCTTTGgaccagctctgcctgctggggctaggcgagccttcctcctcctcctcctcggccgccgtggtgctggtggaggacagcaacaacaacaacaataacccgcagcagcagcagcagcagcagcagcagcagcccccgccgccgccaccgccgccgccgccgcagcagccgccgccgccgccgcctccgccgccgcccccggccccgaaGGGTCCCCCGGTTCCCAGCGCCGGGGCGGCGGAGCCCAAGTTGTGCGCCCTCTACAAGGAGGCCGAGCTGAGGCTCAAAAGCAGCTCCAACACCACCGAGTGCGTGCCGGTGCCCAGCTCCGAACACGTGGCTGAGATCGTGGGGAGGCAAG GCTGCAAGATCAAAGCCCTGCGGGCAAAGACCAACACCTACATCAAGACGCCGGTGAGAGGCGAGGAGCCGGTCTTCATGGTGACAGGGCGGCGGGAGGATGTGGCCATGGCTCGGCGGGAGATCATCTCCGCAGCCGAGCACTTCTCCATGATCAGGGCCTCCCGCAACAAAGCCGGCACCACCTTTGGCAGCGCTCCCACCTTGCCAGGGCAAGTCACCATCCGGGTGCGTGTGCCCTACCGCGTGGTGGGCTTGGTGGTGGGCCCCAAGGGCGCCACCATTAAGCGGATCCAGCAGCAGACCAACACCTACATCATCACGCCCAGTCGGGACCGGGACCCCGTCTTTGAAATCACAGGTGCGCCGGGCAATGTGGAGCGTGCTCGGGAGGAGATCGAGACCCACATCGCGGTGAGGACGGGCAAGATCCTGGAGTACAACAATGAGAATGACTTCCTCTCCAGCAGCCCTGATTCTGGCATGGAGAACCGCTACTCGGAAGCCTGGCGGGTCCATACGCCGGCGCCGGGCTGCAAACCCCTCTCCACCTTTCGGCAGAACAGCCTGGGTTGCATTGGCGACTGCTCCGTTGACCCCGTCTACGAGACACCCCGGCTGAATGACCAAAACGATTTCAATTATGGTTACCTCTTCCCCAACTACGGCGTGAACAAGCAAGATCTGTATTATGGGGTGCCGGAGTCGGGCGCCCCGATGTGGGCTGGGCAGGAGAACACCAACCCTGTCTCGGTGCTCTTCTCGAAACAGCAGCGTTCCAGCAGCACTGGTGCCATCCACCCAAATTCACATCgctccccatcctcctccatCCAAGAGCCCAATCTCTCTGGTCTCCCCAGGCGGTCCCAAGGAGAGCCGCTCCAAGGGTTTTCCAAGCTGGGGACGACTGCCGCTGCCCGGACGTCTGTCTCCAGCAGCCGCGAGTGCATGGTGTGTTTCGAAAGCGAAGTTACGGCAGCGCTGGTGCCGTGCGGCCACAACCTCTTCTGCATGGAGTGTGCCGTGAGGATCTGCGAGAGGACTGATCCGGAGTGCCCGGTTTGTCACGCTGCAGCCACTCAGGCCATTAGAATATTTTCCTAA